ACCGGCGAACTATACAAGTCGACAGACTGGGGACTAGCTCGAGCTGTATTGCATGGTGAGGTAACTATTGATGAGGAGGTAGATATCTTAAAGGCAGATGGGTCAATTGGAACGTTCTTGATATCTGCATCTCCTATTAAAAATAATAAAGGAGAAATAATAGGGTCGATGGAGATCGATAATGACATCACCTCATTAAAGAAAATGGAGAGGGAGTTGACTACTACTAAAGCATCATTGGAGGCAATAATAAATCAGATGCCAGTATGTGTTGCGATAGCGGAGGCTACCACTGGAAATATCGTTATGTCGAACCAAGCCCATAATGATCTATTCACTGATCCGGATCCGGCAAGAACTATCTTCAGTAACGACGGTGATGTAAAATTCCTCAATCCAGATATGACTCCAATGGTCTGGGAGGAATATCCCCTGACGAAAGCAGTAATGTCCGGAAGTACTAGCATAGGTAGTGAAGCATTCCTAAAATACAGGGATGGAAAAGTAAAACCGATTCTAACTTGTGCCGCTCCAGTGAAAGATAATAATGGGCATATACGGGCAGGAGTATCGATCATTGTCGATATTACGGAGATAAAAAATCACGAGAGAAAGATGCAAGAAAAAATTCAAGAACTCACGCATCTTAACTCTGAACTGCATAAATATGCTTATGTCACCTCTCAGGATCTGAGGGAGTCCATGAAAATGATATCCACATACCTCCAGTTCATTGAGAAGAGTAGCTAACAATACGAAAAAGGTCATCATCGGAACAAAAAATATTGACATTAAAAAATTTATCTAACTTAACGAGTTGGCTCATCTAAACACTTTACTTTCATTTCTTCTCTGAATAATATTGTTAGTACTTCTTGCTTCTCAATGAGATGTCATATCAATCACTTACACCTTTTTTGATAGCAACCGGTCTCCTAAATGTGGGCAGTAAAATATTCCCTGGTTTGTTTATCTTCGAAGGTCAATGTGTTTCAAACCAATTTCAACTAGCGCTGAATAATTTGTTCGATAGTAATGATGGTTATTGCATCTAGGGTAAACTGATTATTTCAACCTTCTCAGGTTTTGAATGTGCTTTTCTACCGACATGTCTCCATGAGCAACGTGAGGAAAACGACCTTCCTTTATATCATTACAAAATCGAGGGAGCTCCGTTTCAACAAATAACTGACATCTTTTGTAGATAAGATCAGCATCTATGTCGTTGACACTACGAGGGATTTTTACAATAAATTCTATATCTGTCCCTCGCCTCAATATATCAAGTTCGTCCAAGCCTTCGACTATGCTAGTGTTCTCTCCACCTTTTTTCCTCATGATGTCATCAACCAAGAAAACTCAACTCGATAATCACATTTATTGTATTTAATCCTCTTTCAAGTTAGGTAAAAATAATATACTCATGTATCTTTATTGTAATCATATTATTGCATAAGGAGTACCAACTGAATATGTGCCTTTGTCAAGACATCGTATTGTGTATGGGCAGTCAGGGCGAAATTGGTATTTTTTCCTCTGCATCATTCTACATAAAAACAAATGTGGTTTCATCCTTCCGTGAAAGGCCTCAAACCACCCTAAGCCTAAATGAGAATGTCATGGGTTTTGGAATATAGGCTGTATGTTTCAGTTTCTGGACAACACTGACAACTATCGAACCTAGTGTCTTCATGGAGCAAGTTAATCCATGCTTTGAAGGTAACTTAGAATCGTTTAGGCACCAAGTTTTAGATATTGCCACTTCGTACTTTCAATTCAAGAATTCAGCAGAAAAAATGGATGATTTTGGTATGTTTCCCATGAACCCCTTCACACAGGAGCGTTTATAGTATGAATTTCGAAAATAGAATTGATCTAGGCCTGGGAATTGACACCGGGGGCACATACACGGATGCGGTCATAGTCGATATGAAGGATGGAAGGGTGCTATGTAAAGCAAAGGCCCTAACAACGCATCACGATCTTGCTCAAGGAATCGAAATGGCAATTGAAAAGCTAGATCATATGCATTTTTTACATGTAGGCCTCATGGCCATTTCATCCACCTTAGCCACTAATGCCGTAGTAGAGGGAAAGGGTTGCAGAGTCGGCCTAATTGTCATCGGACATGAGATTGGAAGTAACATCCCCGTGGACGAGATTGTGGAGATACAAGGGGGTCATAATCTCCATGGCGTTCCGCAATCTTGGCTGGGTATTGACCAAGCAAAGGAATTCGTAACAAGAGTAAAGAATAGGGTGGACGCCTTTGCTGTTTCAAGCTACCTGAGTATCAGAAATCCAGAACATGAGAATATAATAAAAAATATGATTCATTCGATTTCATCCAGCCCAGTAGTATGCGGCCATGAGCTTTCATCTGCCCTGGGTTTTCATGAGAGAACAATAACCGCTGTGCTAAATGCTCGCCTTATCCCAATTGTCTCAGACCTGATTCAGTCCATCAAAAAAGTGCAGGAACGGATGAACTTAAATGTCCCGCTTATGATCGTGAGAGGGGATGGAGCCCTTATGAGTGAGACGATGGCTAGAGAGAGGCCTGTGGAAACGATATTATCTGGTCCAGCCGCCTCTGTCATCGGAGCTAAAACGACAACTGGCCATCAAGATGCGGTAATTGTTGATGTAGGTGGGACCACCACTGATATTGGTATTCTGAGAAGTGGACAGCCGCGTTTGGATGCTGAAGGAGCAATGATCGGAGGAAGGAGAACAAGGGTTCGAGCCATCGACGTTTTCACATCAGGCATTGGTGGTGATTCTAGGATTGTAGTCGCGGGCGGCAAGATCTCTCTGTGTGCTAATCGGGCGGTGCCATTGTGTATAGGGGCAAGCTCCAATAAAATAATCTTGGAGAAATTAAGAGTCCTACTAACTGCTCATATAAGGCCAGTGTCATTGCTTTCCGACCTAGATAATGTTCCTCAAGCGACCGAATTCTTTGTTTTTTCAAAAGATCTGCCTGATGTGGACCTGGCACCAGAACATCGTAAGCTCTTGGATATGATGAGAATAGAACCACGCTCGTTCTACGAGCTAGCAGGCATGGCAAATGTGCATCTGACAACAATAAACCTAAAAAAGTTGGAGGCTCTTGGCATGATTTATCGTGTTGGCCTAACGCCAACAGATATCCTTCATGCAGATGGATCCTACATCGAGTATGATGCGGTAGCATCTAAAATCGCTGTGGGGGTGCAAGCTTGTCAAGCCGATATGAAGATAGATGATTTCATTCGAGCGGTGATGACCTTAGTAGAAGAGAAAATCGCCATCGATGTGGTGAAAAAACTCATTTATGAAGAAATAGGGGAAGTACCTTATGACGGCGTCGGAGCTTTTCTGATTGAAAACATGATTCGTGGCACTGGCCGACAAGACTTGACTTGCAGGCCATTGTTGAACAAACCGATTATTGGAATAGGGGCTCCAGTAAAAGCATACCTTCCTGGTGTGGCAGATCGTCTGAACACAAAACTGGTCCTGCCGGAACACTCCGAGGTTGGTAATGCCATAGGGGCGATATCAGGCAATGTAGTTGAATCAATTGAGATGCTGATACGTCCGTTAAAAGGTTTGAGCATGGTAGATAATCCCCCATGTACATTGTTCTGGTTGCAAGAGAGGAAGGACTTCGAGAGCACGGATGCAGCTATCAACTATGCCAAGGAGGTCGGCTCCAATCTGGTTCAGAAAAGGGCGATCGAATCTGGTGTTGATTCAATAGAAATTATAATTGAGAACAAACGAAATGAAGCTCGTATAAACAAGAGTCAAAGGTCCAGTCTCCTACTCGACATAACTCTTGTTATTACGGCCATTGGTAAGCCGCAACTCTTCTTCGAGAGCTAAGAGCGCTTCAGTTGAAGTGAGCATAGAACATCTTCCGCGGCATTTCCTATTGGAGGTCGAGAACCGAAAGATAGGAATCCGTTCGATCCATCTTAATGTGAATGAAGGCCGACGTGGAGGCTGACCGGATTATCCCAGTCCGCCAATGATCTCGCCCCTCACCAAACGGCGTTCGGCGAGGCTCTGGCGGGTGAGCGCCTTGATGTTCTTAGGGGTGACCCGCGCCAAGGTGGGCAGTTGATCGGGGAACACCTTCACCAGCTCCCGCA
Above is a window of Methanomassiliicoccus sp. DNA encoding:
- a CDS encoding PAS domain S-box protein; the encoded protein is MHGEVTIDEEVDILKADGSIGTFLISASPIKNNKGEIIGSMEIDNDITSLKKMERELTTTKASLEAIINQMPVCVAIAEATTGNIVMSNQAHNDLFTDPDPARTIFSNDGDVKFLNPDMTPMVWEEYPLTKAVMSGSTSIGSEAFLKYRDGKVKPILTCAAPVKDNNGHIRAGVSIIVDITEIKNHERKMQEKIQELTHLNSELHKYAYVTSQDLRESMKMISTYLQFIEKSS
- a CDS encoding hydantoinase/oxoprolinase family protein gives rise to the protein MDLGLGIDTGGTYTDAVIVDMKDGRVLCKAKALTTHHDLAQGIEMAIEKLDHMHFLHVGLMAISSTLATNAVVEGKGCRVGLIVIGHEIGSNIPVDEIVEIQGGHNLHGVPQSWLGIDQAKEFVTRVKNRVDAFAVSSYLSIRNPEHENIIKNMIHSISSSPVVCGHELSSALGFHERTITAVLNARLIPIVSDLIQSIKKVQERMNLNVPLMIVRGDGALMSETMARERPVETILSGPAASVIGAKTTTGHQDAVIVDVGGTTTDIGILRSGQPRLDAEGAMIGGRRTRVRAIDVFTSGIGGDSRIVVAGGKISLCANRAVPLCIGASSNKIILEKLRVLLTAHIRPVSLLSDLDNVPQATEFFVFSKDLPDVDLAPEHRKLLDMMRIEPRSFYELAGMANVHLTTINLKKLEALGMIYRVGLTPTDILHADGSYIEYDAVASKIAVGVQACQADMKIDDFIRAVMTLVEEKIAIDVVKKLIYEEIGEVPYDGVGAFLIENMIRGTGRQDLTCRPLLNKPIIGIGAPVKAYLPGVADRLNTKLVLPEHSEVGNAIGAISGNVVESIEMLIRPLKGLSMVDNPPCTLFWLQERKDFESTDAAINYAKEVGSNLVQKRAIESGVDSIEIIIENKRNEARINKSQRSSLLLDITLVITAIGKPQLFFES